GCCATGTCATCCGCCTGCAGCCTGCGCTGCAGCCGGCTCAACGGCAGCGCAAAGTATAGCTGACCCGGCTGCAGCTCCTCCTCGTCGCCAACCGCAGATACAACGCCGTCGAAATCCATCTCATCAGAACTACAAATGAAGCAAGATGGATTCTTCTGCAAGACGTAGGAGACCTTAACCGGGTGAGGGAACTCCTGTAATCTCCCATCGTACAATATCAATTTAGCAGTGACCACAGAAGTCGCCTCGCAAG
This Primulina eburnea isolate SZY01 chromosome 2, ASM2296580v1, whole genome shotgun sequence DNA region includes the following protein-coding sequences:
- the LOC140824782 gene encoding uncharacterized protein; translation: MGVCSSCEATSVVTAKLILYDGRLQEFPHPVKVSYVLQKNPSCFICSSDEMDFDGVVSAVGDEEELQPGQLYFALPLSRLQRRLQADDMAALAVKASSALTKSGDKCGHRRNVLVFAEENGGGVRSRKVSGMGDSGSKRRNVGGGRAAGRRSGKFSAQLSAIPE